Proteins from one Clostridium cellulovorans 743B genomic window:
- a CDS encoding thioesterase II family protein, which translates to MQKKIILFCIPYAGGSDIGFYKWKGLLDPQIELCPIELKGRGKRYDEGFYKDVSEAIDDIYDQIKDKIKDNKYAVYGHSMGSMLAYELYNRINVEGNKLPIHMFFSGRQAPSAKRKEGNIHMLPNEQFISRIIELGGTPKEVTESKELMDFILPILRNDFKLVEAYKLEVMSKIKCNISVLNGDKDDIDEEGILAWKNHAADQCKIYTFNGGHFFINDKLEEVIEIINATLK; encoded by the coding sequence ATGCAGAAGAAAATAATATTGTTTTGCATTCCATATGCAGGTGGGTCAGATATAGGATTTTATAAGTGGAAAGGACTACTAGATCCGCAAATAGAACTCTGTCCTATAGAACTAAAAGGCAGAGGGAAAAGATACGATGAAGGATTTTATAAGGATGTAAGTGAAGCAATAGATGATATATATGATCAAATTAAAGATAAGATTAAGGATAATAAATATGCTGTTTATGGACATAGTATGGGAAGTATGTTAGCCTATGAATTGTATAATAGGATTAACGTAGAAGGAAATAAATTGCCGATACATATGTTTTTCTCGGGGAGACAAGCTCCTAGTGCTAAAAGAAAAGAAGGGAATATACATATGTTGCCTAATGAGCAGTTTATTAGTAGAATCATTGAACTTGGGGGAACTCCAAAAGAGGTTACAGAAAGCAAAGAATTGATGGACTTTATTTTACCAATCTTACGTAATGATTTTAAACTTGTAGAGGCTTACAAATTAGAAGTTATGAGTAAAATTAAGTGTAATATCTCAGTACTCAATGGAGATAAAGATGATATCGATGAAGAAGGAATTTTAGCATGGAAGAACCATGCAGCAGATCAATGTAAGATATATACCTTTAATGGTGGTCATTTTTTCATAAATGATAAACTAGAAGAAGTTATTGAGATAATAAACGCTACTTTAAAGTAG
- the deoC gene encoding deoxyribose-phosphate aldolase — MKNQKIAEIIDHTLLKPEATKEEVITLCREAKEYNFASVCVNPTFVALAAEELKGSSVKVCTVIGFPLGANTKEVKAFETRDAILKGAHEVDMVINIGKLKDKDYEGVKADIEAVTKEAKGKALSKVIIETCLLTDEEKEIICKLAVEAGTDYVKTSTGFSKGGATKEDIALMRKTVGPNIGVKASGGVRTYEDAKNVIEAGASRIGASASIAIVTGDNNKESDY; from the coding sequence ATGAAAAATCAAAAAATAGCAGAAATTATAGACCATACATTATTAAAGCCAGAGGCAACAAAGGAAGAAGTTATTACTCTTTGCAGAGAAGCAAAGGAATATAATTTTGCATCAGTTTGTGTTAATCCAACTTTTGTAGCCTTAGCAGCAGAAGAACTTAAAGGAAGTTCTGTAAAGGTTTGTACAGTAATAGGTTTCCCTCTAGGTGCGAATACAAAGGAAGTAAAAGCTTTTGAAACTAGGGATGCTATTCTAAAGGGTGCTCACGAAGTGGATATGGTAATTAATATAGGAAAATTAAAAGATAAAGATTATGAAGGCGTAAAGGCTGATATTGAAGCTGTTACAAAAGAAGCTAAAGGTAAAGCTTTATCAAAGGTAATTATTGAAACTTGTTTACTAACTGACGAAGAGAAAGAGATCATTTGTAAATTAGCAGTTGAAGCAGGTACTGATTATGTTAAGACATCAACAGGATTTTCTAAAGGTGGTGCAACCAAAGAAGATATTGCACTAATGAGAAAAACTGTTGGTCCTAATATCGGTGTAAAAGCCTCAGGTGGAGTTAGAACATATGAGGATGCTAAGAATGTTATAGAGGCAGGAGCATCAAGGATAGGAGCTTCCGCATCTATAGCTATAGTAACTGGAGATAACAATAAAGAGAGCGATTATTAA
- a CDS encoding AAA family ATPase, with protein sequence MIRQLDSKEVIYDFTFDTKDVGNNNCNPEYIKSIKDIKMALNINKTGYNVYLIDEFTNNKIQYLTNRISEFYKGKESPKDICYVTYLDERKPKYMFLKSGNGNLLKATVEKLQKTIHEVTIDFYNNTTDEKKEKILQELQENKNLLLADLVSHSEKEGFDLKITQYGFSFMPMLEGKQITEKEFEELPVGRRTGLTKKMDKLKSEAKEILIKISQLENGEIEKIKVIMKEYYDTELKKERDEYTELFSDEEQGFQYLEFIYENAIKELIENYTLSYDDDEEKISEVIYRYMINVLVDNSNNEEPPVIYVEDASISNLVGTIEYENQNGNYVTDISMIKAGDILKANEGCIIIRTSNLLKYPNSYHKFKNILLNGKADISINRSSLELFYLNSPEVEPIPVNVKVLLIGDYYTYDVLFNYDEDFKHLFKIKTECNPYVELDKEVLDCFISVTNKFEEENNIKLQDNKALKELAKYLARKCEDRRKLLFDYDEVDRILSIANFNAQKENRSKISQKDILDAAYNEDLLEKEYLQEYKNHRILIETNGCRVGQINGLSVINSGYFSFGKPIKITCSCFRGEGTIVDIQKENNLSGGIHRKSVSILKGCLYNLLEIYYTLPVNFYLSFEQLYGRLEGDSASVAEFISMISALSKIPVKQNIAVTGSLDQFGNIQPIGGVNEKIEGFYKVCKLIDNVYNKGVLIPYINKDSVILNKEVEDCILRGDFKIFVMKDIRDAIEVMLCNDNLDYQGVIKKLKDQLDVFMR encoded by the coding sequence ATGATACGACAACTTGATAGCAAGGAAGTTATTTATGATTTTACTTTTGATACAAAGGATGTTGGTAATAATAATTGTAATCCTGAGTATATTAAATCAATAAAAGACATAAAAATGGCACTTAATATTAATAAGACTGGATATAATGTATACCTAATTGATGAGTTCACTAATAATAAAATTCAGTATCTTACAAATCGGATAAGTGAATTTTATAAGGGGAAAGAAAGTCCGAAGGATATTTGCTACGTTACTTATTTAGATGAAAGAAAGCCAAAGTATATGTTCTTAAAGAGTGGAAATGGTAACCTCTTAAAGGCTACAGTTGAAAAATTACAGAAGACGATTCATGAAGTGACTATAGATTTTTATAATAATACAACTGATGAGAAAAAAGAGAAAATCCTACAAGAACTTCAGGAAAATAAAAATTTATTATTAGCTGATTTAGTTTCTCATTCAGAAAAGGAAGGTTTTGATCTTAAAATAACCCAGTATGGTTTTTCATTTATGCCTATGCTTGAGGGAAAACAAATTACAGAAAAGGAATTTGAAGAATTACCAGTAGGAAGAAGAACAGGACTAACAAAAAAGATGGATAAATTGAAAAGTGAGGCTAAAGAAATTCTTATAAAAATTTCTCAGCTTGAAAATGGTGAGATAGAAAAAATAAAAGTCATCATGAAAGAGTATTATGATACAGAATTAAAGAAGGAAAGAGACGAATATACAGAATTATTTTCTGATGAAGAGCAAGGGTTTCAATATCTTGAGTTTATTTATGAAAATGCTATTAAAGAATTAATTGAAAATTATACTTTAAGTTATGATGATGATGAAGAGAAGATTTCTGAAGTTATTTATAGATATATGATAAATGTCTTAGTCGATAATAGTAACAATGAAGAACCACCAGTTATTTATGTTGAAGATGCATCAATTAGTAATTTAGTAGGGACTATTGAATATGAAAATCAAAATGGTAACTATGTTACAGATATATCGATGATAAAGGCAGGGGATATCCTAAAAGCTAATGAAGGATGTATTATTATCAGAACTTCAAATCTTCTTAAATATCCTAATTCATATCACAAGTTTAAAAATATACTTTTAAATGGAAAAGCAGATATATCAATTAATAGATCAAGTCTAGAACTTTTTTATTTAAATTCTCCAGAGGTTGAGCCTATCCCAGTGAATGTAAAGGTTCTTTTGATTGGAGACTATTATACTTATGATGTTCTTTTTAATTATGATGAGGATTTTAAACATTTGTTTAAAATAAAGACAGAATGTAATCCATATGTAGAGCTTGATAAAGAAGTTTTAGATTGTTTCATCAGTGTTACTAATAAATTTGAAGAAGAAAACAATATAAAATTGCAAGATAATAAAGCATTAAAAGAACTTGCTAAATATTTAGCAAGAAAGTGTGAAGATAGAAGAAAGCTCCTTTTTGATTATGATGAGGTTGATAGAATATTATCTATAGCTAATTTTAATGCACAAAAAGAAAATAGGAGTAAAATATCTCAAAAAGATATTTTAGATGCTGCATATAATGAAGATTTATTAGAAAAAGAATATTTACAAGAATATAAAAACCACCGAATTCTCATAGAGACTAATGGATGTAGGGTAGGACAAATAAATGGGTTGTCTGTTATAAATAGTGGATATTTTAGCTTTGGAAAACCAATAAAAATTACTTGTTCTTGTTTTAGAGGTGAAGGTACGATTGTAGATATTCAAAAAGAAAATAATTTAAGTGGGGGAATACACAGAAAATCTGTAAGCATTTTAAAGGGATGTTTGTATAACTTATTAGAAATATATTATACACTTCCAGTAAATTTTTATCTTTCATTTGAACAACTTTATGGAAGGCTTGAAGGAGATAGTGCTTCAGTGGCAGAATTTATATCTATGATTTCAGCTTTAAGTAAGATTCCTGTAAAACAGAATATTGCAGTCACAGGATCTCTTGACCAGTTTGGAAATATACAGCCTATTGGTGGTGTAAATGAGAAAATAGAAGGCTTCTACAAGGTTTGTAAGTTGATTGATAATGTTTATAATAAAGGTGTACTTATACCATATATAAATAAGGATTCTGTAATATTAAACAAAGAGGTTGAAGATTGTATTTTAAGAGGAGACTTTAAAATTTTTGTTATGAAGGATATAAGAGACGCTATTGAGGTAATGCTCTGTAACGATAATTTAGATTATCAAGGAGTAATAAAGAAACTTAAGGATCAACTTGATGTATTTATGCGGTAA
- the ychF gene encoding redox-regulated ATPase YchF, producing the protein MKLGIVGLPNVGKSTLFNAITKAGAESANYPFCTIEPNVGVVNVPDKRLDVLEKIYNTKRKVYANVEFYDIAGLVKGASKGEGLGNKFLSHIRESAAICHVVRCFEDENVVHVEGTVDPVRDIEIITLELIFADIEVLERRMEKSIKLVRSGDKKAKGEYELMERLKVHLEANKPARTLEVAEEEEEFVKSLFLITSKPVLYAANISEDDLLNGDDDNDYVKRVREYAAAENSEVMVVCANLEEQLSGLSEEEQLEMLGEYGLTESGLDKLIRTSYKLLGLMSYLTAGVQEVRAWTIQQGTKAPAAAGKIHSDIERGFIRAEIVSYDKLVECGSEAIAKEKGHYRLEGKEYVMQDGDVVNFRFNV; encoded by the coding sequence ATGAAATTAGGAATTGTAGGACTGCCAAACGTAGGAAAAAGTACACTTTTTAATGCTATAACTAAAGCGGGCGCTGAATCAGCAAATTATCCTTTCTGTACCATCGAACCAAATGTAGGTGTGGTAAATGTTCCAGATAAAAGATTGGATGTTTTAGAAAAAATATATAACACTAAAAGAAAAGTATATGCAAACGTAGAATTTTATGATATTGCAGGTCTAGTTAAAGGTGCCTCCAAGGGTGAAGGATTAGGAAATAAATTCTTATCTCACATAAGAGAATCCGCAGCTATCTGCCATGTGGTTCGTTGTTTTGAAGATGAAAATGTTGTTCATGTAGAGGGTACTGTCGACCCAGTTCGTGATATTGAAATAATCACTCTAGAACTTATTTTCGCAGATATCGAAGTTCTAGAAAGAAGAATGGAAAAATCAATAAAACTTGTACGTTCTGGAGATAAAAAAGCTAAAGGTGAATATGAGCTTATGGAAAGATTAAAAGTCCATCTCGAAGCAAACAAACCAGCTCGTACTCTTGAAGTAGCTGAAGAAGAAGAAGAGTTTGTAAAATCATTATTTTTAATCACTTCAAAACCAGTTTTATATGCTGCAAATATTTCTGAAGATGATTTATTAAACGGTGATGATGATAATGACTATGTTAAAAGAGTTCGAGAATATGCTGCAGCAGAAAATTCTGAAGTTATGGTTGTATGCGCTAACCTTGAAGAACAACTTTCTGGCCTTAGTGAAGAAGAACAACTTGAAATGCTTGGAGAATATGGACTTACCGAATCTGGACTTGATAAACTGATTAGAACAAGCTATAAGCTTTTAGGATTAATGAGCTATTTAACCGCTGGTGTTCAAGAAGTTAGAGCTTGGACTATTCAACAAGGTACAAAAGCTCCAGCAGCAGCTGGAAAAATCCATTCTGATATTGAAAGAGGATTTATAAGAGCTGAAATAGTTTCATATGATAAACTAGTAGAATGTGGTTCTGAAGCAATTGCTAAAGAAAAAGGACACTACAGACTTGAAGGAAAAGAATATGTGATGCAAGATGGCGATGTAGTAAACTTCAGATTCAATGTATAA
- the rsmH gene encoding 16S rRNA (cytosine(1402)-N(4))-methyltransferase RsmH yields MEFKHVSVLLEECIEGLSIKPDGIYVDCTLGGAGHSFEIVKQLTSEGRLIGIDQDTNAINAAKEKLKDYNNVTYVHDNFHNIGEILENLNIDKVDGILMDLGVSSHQLDVAERGFSYMKDAPLDMRMNQERDFSAYDIVNTYSEEQLFKIIRDYGEEKFAKRIASFIVKNRNEKTIETTFQLVEIIKNAIPAKARREGPHPAKRTFQAIRIEVNKELEILDKAINDGIDKLALDGRICIITFHSLEDRIVKNIYKEQANPCTCPKEFPICICNRKPKVKIISRKPIEASAEELEYNPRSRSAKLRVAEKIM; encoded by the coding sequence ATGGAATTTAAACACGTATCTGTTTTATTAGAGGAATGTATAGAAGGTCTTTCTATAAAACCTGATGGAATTTATGTTGATTGTACCCTAGGCGGTGCAGGACATTCCTTTGAGATTGTAAAACAGCTGACTTCAGAAGGTAGACTTATAGGTATAGATCAAGATACTAATGCTATAAATGCTGCTAAAGAAAAATTAAAGGACTATAATAATGTAACTTATGTTCATGATAATTTTCATAACATTGGAGAAATATTAGAAAACCTTAACATAGATAAAGTAGATGGAATTCTTATGGATTTAGGGGTATCTTCTCATCAACTTGATGTTGCTGAAAGAGGATTTAGTTATATGAAGGATGCTCCTTTAGATATGAGAATGAACCAAGAAAGAGATTTTTCTGCTTATGACATAGTTAATACATATAGTGAGGAACAGCTATTTAAGATAATCAGAGATTATGGAGAAGAAAAGTTTGCTAAAAGAATAGCAAGCTTTATTGTAAAAAATAGAAATGAAAAAACTATAGAAACTACATTTCAATTAGTTGAAATAATTAAGAATGCGATACCTGCAAAGGCTAGAAGAGAAGGACCACATCCAGCTAAAAGAACTTTCCAAGCTATTCGAATAGAAGTTAATAAAGAACTTGAAATATTAGATAAAGCTATTAATGATGGAATAGATAAGCTGGCCTTAGATGGTAGGATATGCATAATAACTTTCCACTCTTTAGAAGATAGGATAGTAAAAAATATTTATAAAGAACAAGCAAATCCATGCACTTGCCCTAAGGAGTTTCCAATATGTATTTGCAATAGGAAGCCTAAGGTGAAGATAATATCTAGAAAACCAATTGAAGCAAGTGCAGAAGAATTAGAATATAATCCAAGAAGTAGAAGTGCAAAGTTAAGAGTAGCAGAAAAAATTATGTAA
- a CDS encoding septum formation initiator family protein yields the protein MLVTERETLIKGNTALNPQRTEEEIIIKKPVKEEKDNKEELLKRKLEKELRLKERATVLLTILFTFIMGFSVVFGYSRVYQLQQSYNESYNALLEMKKNNENLRIQLVKFNDEQLVRDKAVNTLNMIKPNEKSYIKVDFSKSYFEPDLDKANEEGKSFISSLLD from the coding sequence TTGTTAGTAACGGAGAGGGAAACATTAATTAAAGGTAATACAGCGTTAAATCCTCAGAGAACGGAAGAGGAAATAATAATCAAAAAGCCCGTTAAAGAAGAAAAGGACAATAAAGAAGAACTATTAAAAAGAAAACTGGAAAAGGAACTGAGATTAAAAGAAAGAGCAACGGTACTATTGACCATTTTATTTACATTTATTATGGGCTTTTCTGTAGTTTTCGGTTACTCAAGAGTGTATCAACTACAACAAAGCTACAATGAGAGTTATAATGCTCTTTTAGAGATGAAAAAGAATAATGAAAATCTTAGAATACAGCTTGTAAAATTTAATGATGAACAGTTAGTTAGAGATAAAGCTGTTAACACTCTTAATATGATTAAGCCTAATGAAAAAAGTTATATAAAAGTCGATTTTAGTAAAAGTTATTTTGAACCAGATTTAGATAAAGCAAACGAAGAAGGAAAGAGTTTTATTAGCAGCCTATTAGATTAA
- a CDS encoding stage V sporulation protein D, with protein MSKKVFTDKYILKRRMIIILGIFSVLAIVLIYYMIRVMIINGEYYKNLATKQWTSRVKIDAKRGTILDRNGNELAVSGNVYRVDLDLNAIRADLREEKYTLEVLADDLGKVLSISKESVLKTMTQKGPDGKNIGYAILKRRIEPSVADSVKEVIQRYAASGILVSPDTKRYYTNGVFASQVIGHTNSDGVGLTGVELYYNKYLAGEPGIILEEKDLLKKEVPYNISKYVAPVEGNDVVLTIDSKIQAFAEKYAKEAQNDNSAKAVSIIVMDPNNGEILAMANTPCYDPNSPWIEGMSFEELQKSWRNRAVSDAYEPGSIFKVITAMGALEENLISSGDQFIANCSGSFEVGGRIIHCWKRTGHGSETFVDILKDSCNTGFSKIGAELGPEKLYKYIKQANFGNKTGIDLPGESAGIVRPANKMTTVDVATISFGQANTASMIQYMAAFNSVANGGTFITPHVLKEIKTPGQDNPQVVKTFDSGVNKRVFSKEKTQELRGYLEQVVSEGGAKKSYIAGQHIGGKTGTAQIPQPGGGYATGKYLASFAGMAPADNPKVTVMIQILEPDPSNYYAGQIAAPVAQKLFNDIFNYLDIKSDASDEEVEQSLKNNVIVPEIRGLEKEEAIKILKKNNLTYDIEDKGNVVSDITPKPGYTMKEGDKVILYTGDSSTYNKVVVVPDFDGLSKEKATELLNSLGIKGTFEGKGLVVEQSIDPGKEINIGGTINFKLEDIID; from the coding sequence TTGTCCAAAAAAGTATTTACGGATAAATACATATTAAAACGGAGGATGATTATAATACTTGGTATTTTTTCAGTACTTGCAATAGTGTTAATATACTATATGATTAGGGTAATGATAATAAATGGTGAATACTATAAAAACCTTGCGACAAAGCAATGGACGAGTAGAGTAAAAATAGATGCCAAAAGAGGGACAATTCTCGATCGAAATGGCAATGAACTTGCGGTTAGTGGAAATGTATATAGAGTAGATTTAGATTTAAATGCTATTCGTGCTGACCTAAGGGAGGAAAAGTATACTCTTGAGGTTCTTGCTGATGATCTTGGCAAGGTTTTATCAATTTCAAAAGAATCTGTGCTTAAAACAATGACACAGAAAGGTCCGGATGGAAAGAATATAGGTTACGCAATACTAAAAAGAAGAATAGAGCCTAGTGTTGCTGATTCGGTAAAAGAAGTGATACAGAGATATGCTGCTAGTGGAATTTTAGTATCACCAGATACTAAAAGGTATTATACTAACGGAGTATTTGCGTCACAAGTTATCGGTCATACAAATTCTGATGGCGTAGGTCTTACAGGGGTTGAGCTTTATTATAATAAGTATTTAGCTGGTGAACCAGGAATAATTTTAGAAGAAAAAGATTTGCTAAAAAAAGAGGTTCCATATAATATTTCAAAATATGTAGCACCAGTTGAAGGTAATGATGTTGTTTTAACTATTGATTCAAAGATCCAAGCTTTTGCAGAGAAATACGCAAAGGAAGCTCAAAATGATAATAGTGCAAAAGCTGTAAGTATCATTGTCATGGATCCTAATAATGGAGAAATCTTAGCTATGGCCAACACTCCATGCTATGACCCAAATTCACCATGGATAGAAGGAATGAGCTTTGAAGAACTCCAAAAATCTTGGAGAAATAGGGCTGTTAGTGATGCTTATGAGCCTGGGTCTATTTTTAAGGTTATAACTGCTATGGGAGCACTTGAGGAAAATCTTATTTCTTCAGGGGATCAATTTATTGCTAATTGTAGTGGTAGTTTTGAGGTAGGTGGCAGAATAATTCACTGTTGGAAAAGAACTGGGCATGGAAGTGAAACTTTTGTGGATATACTGAAGGATTCTTGTAATACTGGATTCTCAAAAATAGGTGCAGAACTTGGTCCAGAAAAATTATATAAATATATCAAACAAGCGAATTTCGGAAACAAGACAGGAATAGACCTTCCAGGGGAATCAGCAGGAATAGTTAGACCTGCAAACAAAATGACAACTGTTGATGTGGCAACGATATCTTTTGGTCAAGCGAATACTGCTTCAATGATTCAATATATGGCAGCCTTTAATTCTGTCGCTAACGGTGGAACTTTTATAACGCCACATGTTTTAAAAGAAATAAAGACTCCAGGTCAAGATAATCCTCAAGTCGTGAAAACTTTTGATAGTGGAGTTAATAAAAGAGTTTTTAGTAAAGAAAAAACCCAAGAACTTAGAGGATATTTAGAACAGGTTGTTTCAGAGGGTGGTGCAAAGAAATCTTATATTGCAGGTCAACATATTGGAGGAAAAACTGGTACAGCTCAGATACCACAACCAGGTGGAGGATATGCCACTGGAAAATATCTTGCTTCTTTTGCAGGGATGGCTCCAGCTGATAATCCTAAAGTTACAGTGATGATTCAAATTTTAGAACCAGACCCTTCAAATTATTATGCTGGACAAATTGCGGCACCAGTAGCTCAAAAGCTTTTTAATGATATATTTAATTATTTAGATATAAAATCTGATGCTTCAGATGAGGAAGTTGAGCAAAGCCTCAAGAATAATGTAATTGTACCGGAGATAAGGGGACTTGAAAAGGAAGAGGCTATAAAGATTTTAAAGAAAAATAATTTGACTTATGACATAGAGGATAAAGGAAATGTTGTAAGTGATATAACACCAAAGCCAGGATATACTATGAAGGAAGGGGATAAAGTTATACTTTACACCGGTGATTCAAGTACCTATAATAAAGTAGTAGTAGTTCCTGATTTTGATGGATTATCAAAGGAAAAAGCAACAGAATTACTTAATTCATTGGGGATAAAAGGTACCTTTGAAGGTAAAGGTTTAGTTGTAGAGCAAAGTATTGATCCTGGTAAAGAGATTAATATTGGAGGTACTATAAACTTTAAACTAGAGGATATAATAGACTAG
- a CDS encoding UDP-N-acetylmuramoyl-L-alanyl-D-glutamate--2,6-diaminopimelate ligase: MNLKELIKDLDYEVLNGDIDVDINGIQYDSRKVNSSDVFVCIPGFTVDGHNFAEKAVNSGANVIICEKDITAYKDVTIIKVKNTRKALAKVSAVYYNNPERRLKIIGVTGTNGKTTSVFMLKAILEKAGFKVGLIGTIANYIGDKKLKAERTTPESLELFKLFNDMTEAGVDYCVMEVSSHSLDLDRVYGIEFNSGIFTNLTQDHLDYHKTLENYFNSKAKLFTVSKSSIINLDDDYGVALADKTQEKLTYAIDKNADLKAENINLTSRGSTFELEYNGEKEIFNINIPGKYNIQNALGCIGSILKEGVHLKVIKEGLDSLKAVPGRCEIVTQGRNLGFEIIVDYAHTPDSLLKILKTAREFTDGRLISVFGCGGDRDNSKRHIMGGIGSENSDIAIITSDNPRSEEPSEIIKQVVSGIKKDNYLVEEDRRKAIKLAMKTAKNGDIIVVAGKGHEDYQVLKDKTIDFDERIVIDELIKELF; this comes from the coding sequence ATGAATTTAAAGGAATTAATAAAGGATTTAGATTATGAAGTTTTAAATGGCGATATAGATGTAGATATCAATGGAATTCAGTATGATTCAAGAAAAGTTAATTCTTCTGATGTTTTTGTTTGTATACCTGGTTTCACTGTTGACGGCCATAATTTTGCAGAAAAAGCAGTAAACTCTGGAGCAAATGTTATAATCTGTGAAAAAGATATTACTGCCTATAAGGATGTAACTATAATTAAAGTTAAAAACACTAGAAAAGCTTTAGCTAAGGTTAGTGCAGTTTATTATAATAACCCAGAAAGAAGATTGAAAATCATCGGTGTTACTGGAACTAACGGAAAAACTACTTCTGTTTTTATGCTTAAGGCTATTTTAGAAAAAGCAGGCTTCAAGGTTGGATTAATTGGAACTATTGCAAATTACATAGGTGATAAGAAGCTAAAAGCTGAAAGAACTACTCCAGAATCTTTGGAGTTATTTAAACTTTTTAATGATATGACAGAAGCAGGGGTAGATTATTGTGTTATGGAGGTTTCTTCTCATTCATTAGATTTAGACAGAGTTTATGGGATAGAATTTAACTCAGGAATATTCACTAATTTAACTCAAGACCATTTAGATTACCACAAAACTTTAGAAAATTATTTTAATTCTAAGGCAAAGCTTTTTACAGTTAGTAAAAGTTCTATTATCAATTTAGATGATGATTATGGTGTGGCTTTAGCAGATAAAACTCAGGAAAAGCTTACTTATGCTATCGATAAAAATGCTGATTTAAAGGCTGAAAATATAAATTTAACTTCTAGAGGTTCTACTTTTGAATTAGAGTATAATGGGGAAAAGGAAATATTTAATATTAATATACCAGGAAAATATAATATTCAGAATGCTTTAGGCTGTATAGGATCAATATTAAAAGAAGGAGTTCATCTAAAAGTAATAAAAGAGGGATTGGATTCTTTAAAGGCTGTACCAGGAAGATGTGAGATAGTGACACAAGGTAGAAATCTAGGGTTTGAGATAATTGTAGATTATGCTCATACTCCAGATAGTCTTTTAAAGATATTGAAAACTGCAAGGGAATTTACTGATGGAAGACTAATAAGTGTTTTTGGTTGCGGTGGAGATAGAGATAATTCAAAACGACACATAATGGGTGGAATAGGAAGTGAAAATAGTGATATAGCTATTATAACTTCTGATAACCCTAGATCGGAAGAACCTAGCGAGATTATTAAGCAAGTAGTATCTGGAATAAAAAAAGATAATTATTTGGTTGAAGAAGATAGAAGAAAAGCTATTAAGCTTGCAATGAAGACAGCTAAAAATGGTGATATAATTGTAGTGGCTGGAAAAGGGCACGAAGATTATCAAGTATTAAAAGATAAAACAATAGATTTCGATGAAAGAATAGTTATAGATGAATTAATAAAGGAGCTGTTTTAG